A genomic window from Periweissella cryptocerci includes:
- a CDS encoding WxL domain-containing protein, whose translation MKKTIISTILATTLAGMVFAVATPMTSAAQLDGPKDGSTVVHIQAGGISLDSVPSFNYGAITDTQAGFTSGIATSAAPIQVTDLRGASLPWYVTASAGDLTLQGKDDVKLLTSAVSMNIADGTAVAGQTVDNIYSADDSATATVANGGLTTTATTMSGTVTSTIKVNPSSTLQAGKYDGKITYTLVDSDPTSAS comes from the coding sequence ATGAAAAAGACGATTATTAGTACCATTTTAGCGACAACTTTAGCCGGGATGGTGTTTGCAGTTGCCACACCAATGACTAGTGCAGCACAATTAGACGGCCCGAAGGATGGCTCAACTGTTGTGCATATTCAAGCTGGTGGGATTTCATTGGACTCGGTGCCATCATTTAATTATGGCGCAATTACCGATACCCAAGCCGGATTCACGAGTGGCATTGCGACTAGTGCGGCCCCAATCCAAGTTACCGACTTACGGGGTGCATCATTACCTTGGTACGTGACAGCTTCAGCAGGTGATTTAACTTTGCAGGGTAAGGACGATGTTAAATTATTAACTAGTGCAGTTTCAATGAACATTGCCGATGGTACCGCTGTTGCTGGTCAGACGGTTGATAATATTTATTCTGCCGATGATAGTGCGACCGCAACTGTTGCCAATGGGGGCCTAACGACAACTGCGACCACGATGTCTGGAACGGTGACCTCGACAATTAAAGTAAACCCTAGCTCAACGTTACAAGCCGGAAAGTATGACGGTAAAATCACATACACATTAGTTGACTCAGATCCAACTTCAGCAAGTTAA
- a CDS encoding DUF916 and DUF3324 domain-containing protein, with protein sequence MNKIKIIMMTVVLGMLGFVNNVGAEEVGYSVNTVPSALQQNKKLSFFDLKAKPQQTFDLKVKIENKSTEVSTFKVAATNAMTSNNGTITYGPTTRKLDQSMKVPFTSIAKVKHPKVTVPANTVKTVSMQVTMPKFEFDGMILGGFYVEKLTTEDKKTSGYSNQYAYAKGVVIKETDTVVQPDLEMPVVGIKTDNNMVNVAGTLRNASMTNIANLDMTASITKRNSDKVIVSKKVTGYSVAPTTNFDALFQYDKQKLPAGKYTFHVHANQTTGKQYKWNLQKDFVITADEVKPKESRGLAVVGQRNVLLYVLLGVVAALLVIIIFLLWFFLFYKRRKAKKDENQG encoded by the coding sequence ATGAACAAAATAAAAATTATCATGATGACGGTAGTTTTAGGTATGCTTGGTTTTGTTAATAACGTAGGGGCCGAAGAAGTTGGTTATTCAGTGAATACGGTTCCGTCGGCGTTGCAACAAAATAAAAAGTTGAGTTTCTTTGATCTAAAAGCCAAACCACAACAAACATTTGACCTCAAAGTCAAAATTGAAAATAAGTCAACTGAAGTCAGCACCTTTAAAGTCGCCGCGACTAATGCGATGACCAGTAACAACGGTACCATCACGTATGGCCCGACCACGCGTAAACTTGACCAATCAATGAAAGTTCCGTTTACTAGCATTGCCAAAGTAAAACACCCCAAAGTAACGGTGCCAGCGAACACCGTTAAAACAGTCAGCATGCAAGTAACCATGCCTAAGTTTGAATTCGATGGGATGATTCTTGGGGGCTTTTATGTTGAAAAATTAACGACTGAAGATAAAAAAACTAGTGGTTATAGTAATCAGTATGCATATGCTAAAGGTGTCGTGATTAAGGAAACGGATACGGTAGTTCAGCCGGATTTAGAAATGCCAGTTGTTGGTATCAAAACTGATAATAATATGGTGAATGTTGCGGGAACACTGCGTAACGCCTCAATGACAAATATTGCCAACTTAGATATGACAGCGTCAATTACGAAACGCAACAGTGATAAAGTAATTGTTAGTAAAAAAGTAACTGGTTATTCGGTAGCACCAACGACTAATTTTGATGCGTTGTTCCAATATGATAAACAAAAATTGCCCGCGGGGAAGTATACCTTCCATGTTCATGCCAACCAAACAACTGGTAAGCAGTATAAATGGAATTTGCAAAAAGATTTCGTCATTACGGCGGATGAAGTTAAACCTAAAGAATCCCGTGGTCTTGCAGTTGTCGGCCAACGTAATGTCCTCCTGTATGTATTACTAGGAGTAGTCGCAGCGTTATTAGTAATTATTATTTTCTTATTGTGGTTCTTCCTATTTTACAAGCGCCGGAAAGCCAAAAAAGACGAAAATCAAGGTTAA
- the galU gene encoding UTP--glucose-1-phosphate uridylyltransferase GalU, producing MKKVRKAVIPAAGLGTRFLPATKALAKEMLPLVDKPTIQFIVEEAIASGIEDILIVDGKSKRSIEDHFDSNPELEMSLERDGKFDKLAMVQETTNINLYFIRQSNPRGLGDAVLQAKAFVGDEPFVVLLGDDVTKDEVPLTKQLINQYEKTGESTLAVVKVPHEETVKYGVIDPIQDLGDGLYEVKQFVEKPKPEDAPSDLAIIGRYLLTPEIFEELENTKPGKGNEIQLTDAIDSLNKRQHVYAHEFKGRRYDIGSKIGFLETSIEFGLEHPETKDALREYIKEIAKTL from the coding sequence ATGAAAAAAGTACGTAAAGCCGTTATCCCAGCAGCTGGACTCGGAACTCGTTTCTTGCCAGCTACTAAGGCATTGGCCAAAGAAATGTTGCCACTTGTTGATAAGCCCACGATTCAATTTATCGTTGAAGAAGCCATTGCCTCTGGTATCGAAGACATCTTGATTGTTGACGGTAAGTCAAAGCGTTCAATCGAAGACCACTTTGATTCAAACCCTGAATTGGAAATGTCATTGGAACGTGATGGTAAGTTTGATAAGTTAGCGATGGTTCAAGAAACGACTAACATCAACTTGTACTTCATTCGCCAATCAAACCCACGTGGTTTAGGTGACGCCGTGCTCCAAGCTAAGGCTTTCGTTGGTGACGAACCATTCGTTGTCTTGCTTGGTGATGATGTGACCAAGGATGAAGTGCCTTTGACTAAGCAATTGATCAACCAATACGAAAAAACTGGTGAATCAACCCTTGCTGTCGTTAAGGTTCCTCACGAAGAAACTGTTAAGTACGGTGTCATCGACCCAATCCAAGACTTGGGTGATGGCTTGTACGAAGTTAAGCAATTCGTTGAAAAGCCTAAGCCAGAAGATGCTCCTTCAGACTTGGCGATCATCGGTCGTTACTTGTTAACACCTGAAATCTTTGAAGAATTGGAAAACACGAAGCCTGGTAAGGGTAACGAAATCCAATTGACGGATGCGATTGATAGCTTGAACAAGCGTCAACACGTGTACGCCCACGAATTCAAGGGCCGTCGTTACGACATCGGTTCTAAGATTGGTTTCTTGGAAACTTCAATTGAATTTGGCTTGGAACACCCTGAAACTAAGGATGCCTTGCGCGAATACATCAAGGAAATCGCTAAGACTTTGTAA